The DNA region CATCCAGTTGCCGCCGTCGACGTTCAGCGTCTGGGCGGTGATGTAGTCGGCGTCGGCCGACGCGAGGAACAGCGCGGCGCCCGTCAGGTCGCCCGGCGCGCCCATCCGGCCGAGCGGCACGGCCTCGCCGACGAGCCGCTTCTTCTCGCCGGGCGGACGCTGCTCGTAGCGCGCGAACAGCGCATCGACCTGCTCCCACATCGGCGTGTCGACCACGCCCGGCGCGATGCCGTTCACGTTGATCCGGTGCGGCGCGAGCGCGAGCGCGGCCGACTGCGTGTAGCTGATCACCGCGGCCTTGGTCGCGCAGTAGTGCGAAACGAGCGCCTCGCCGCGACGCCCTGCCTGCGACGACATGTTGACGATCTTGCCGCCGCGGCCCTGCTCGACCATCCGCTGCGCCACGGCCTGCATCAGGAAGAACAGCCCTTTCACGTTGACCGAGAACAGCCGGTCGAACACGTCCCAGGATTCGTCGAGGAGCGGGCGCATGTCGAACAGCGCCGCGTTGTTGAACAGGATGTCGACGCCGCCGAAGCGCTCGACCGCGGTGGCGACGATCCGCTCGATGTCGTCGCGGCGCGTGACGTCCGCGGTGACCGCCACTGCTCGGCCCGGGCTAGCCTCGATCAGCCGTGCGAGCGAGCCGCTCGCCGGCTTCACGTCGACCAGCACGCAGCGCGCGCCTTCGTCCAGATAGCGTTGCGCGACCGCCTCGCCGATGCCGCTTGCCGCGCCCGTCAGGATCGCGACCTTCTGTTCCAGTCTCACTGGTTGTCTCCGGTTCGTTCTGCTGCTCGAAGGTCGCGAGGTGAGCGAACGCTCGCTGACCGATCAATTGCTCTGTTAGTGATCGAATGATCGGATACGCGATTCACGCTGTCAAGGCGACGCGGCGGCTTTCGATGATGCGCTGCGGCAAGGCGCAGCGCCGCGCTGGCTTGTGACCCGCGTCCCGCAAGGCG from Burkholderia ambifaria AMMD includes:
- a CDS encoding L-iditol 2-dehydrogenase, whose product is MRLEQKVAILTGAASGIGEAVAQRYLDEGARCVLVDVKPASGSLARLIEASPGRAVAVTADVTRRDDIERIVATAVERFGGVDILFNNAALFDMRPLLDESWDVFDRLFSVNVKGLFFLMQAVAQRMVEQGRGGKIVNMSSQAGRRGEALVSHYCATKAAVISYTQSAALALAPHRINVNGIAPGVVDTPMWEQVDALFARYEQRPPGEKKRLVGEAVPLGRMGAPGDLTGAALFLASADADYITAQTLNVDGGNWMS